The Cloeon dipterum chromosome 3, ieCloDipt1.1, whole genome shotgun sequence genome includes a region encoding these proteins:
- the LOC135940141 gene encoding soluble calcium-activated nucleotidase 1, which produces MVDWRQAILTPPAYRVGSSTLRLQMRFVAAVVAVGAFLLVLLYFSTSNRGHLRPAVVLPPPSPSPQEEAGPNRSYPLTRPLVGRGQLTYVIGIIADLDTAAAEADGRSWKSLFLRGRLTWTPASRSVAVTWDANPLDIKGQLAAGGRGMELSELVTFNGKLLTADDRTGVIYQILDHGGQKPRVVPWVLLADGDGRAGKGFKSEWATCANGRLWVGGLGKEWTTSKGELVNYDPMWVKRVAPDGGVEHVDWSKNYEKIRHACGISFPGYLIHEAVNWSERHKRWFFLPRRASKERYDEEKDEHMGTNLLITADAAFQDIQVSEVGPLVPSHGFSSFKFLPGTDDEVIVALKSEEDQGKSATYLTVFTVKGEVLYAETKVADKKFEGIEFI; this is translated from the exons ATGGTCGACTGGAGGCAGGCGATCCTGACGCCGCCCGCCTACAGGGTCGGCAGCAGCACACTCCGCCTGCAGATGCGCTTCGTGGCCGCCGTGGTGGCCGTCGGGGCCTTCCTGCTAGTGCTGCTCTACTTTTCCACCAGCAACCGAGGCCACCTGCGGCCCGCCGTGGTGCTGCCGCCGCCCTCGCCCTCGCCGCAAGAGGAGGCAGGCCCCAACCGGTCGTACCCTCTCACCCGGCCGCTGGTTGGCCGTGGGCAGCTCACTTACGTCATCGGCATCATCGCCGACCTGGACACGGCCGCCGCCGAGGCTGACGGCCGCTCCTGGAAGTCGCTGTTCCTGCGTGGCCGGCTGACGTGGACGCCGGCCAGCAGGAGTGTAGCAGTTACCTGGGATGCAAATCCTTTAGAC ATCAAAGGCCAACTGGCCGCTGGCGGCCGTGGCATGGAGCTGTCCGAGCTGGTGACATTTAACGGAAAGCTATTGACCGCCGACGACCGGACTGGcgtaatttatcaaattctGGACCACGGCGGGCAAAAGCCCCGCGTTGTGCCATGGGTATTGCTTGCCGACGGCGACGGCCGTGCAGGCAAAGGCTTCAAGTCTGAGTGGGCCACCTGCGCCAACGGCCGCCTCTGGGTGGGCGGCCTCGGCAAGGAGTGGACCACGTCCAAGGGGGAGCTGGTCAACTACGACCCCATGTGGGTCAAGCGCGTTGCTCCGGATGGAGGCGTCGAGCACGTCGACTGGAGCAAGAACTATGAGAAAATCAGACATGCCTGTGGAATCTCATTTCCAg GCTACTTAATCCATGAAGCAGTCAATTGGAGCGAGCGCCACAAGCGATGGTTCTTCCTGCCAAGGAGAGCCAGCAAGGAGAGGTACGACGAGGAGAAGGACGAGCATATGGGCACCAACCTACTCATCACGGCCGACGCCGCGTTCCAGGACATCCAGGTGTCCGAAGTTGGGCCATTGGTGCCAAGCCACGGCTTCTCCTCCTTCAAGTTCCTCCCGGGCACCGATGACGAGGTCATCGTCGCCCTCAAGTCCGAGGAAGACCAGGGGAAGTCGGCCACGTACCTCACCGTCTTCACCGTCAAAGGAGAGGTGCTCTATGCGGAAACCAAAGTCGCCGACAAGAAATTCGAAGGCATCGAGTTTATTTAA
- the LOC135939045 gene encoding isocitrate dehydrogenase [NAD] subunit beta, mitochondrial-like, whose protein sequence is MASLALRYSRLFGQLGRATYGVQANSAFSTAVASAQYSQAPVSKPKGRTNCTLIPGDGVGPELIDSVIEVFKAAGVPIDFERYFLSEVHPELSAPLEEVATSIAKNGICLKGILTTPDYSRTGELQTLNMKLRKRLDLYAHVVHVKSLPGSSRHQNVDTVIIREQTEGEYSALEHTTVKGVVECLKVVTRKNSERIAKFAFDYATKYNRKKVTAVHKANIMKLGDGLFLKSCEAVAKLYPKIKFESMIVDNCTMQFVSNPRQFDVCVMPNLYGNIITNLAAGLVGGAGLVAGASFSHKCVLFEQGARHTYGEAVGKNVANPTAMLLTSANLLNHVNLQYYGDMVRNAVEMVLKAGKVRTKDLGGQATTKQFTMAVIRSMERY, encoded by the exons ATGGCCAGCCTGGCACTCAGGTATTCCAGGCTATTCGGTCAATTG GGACGCGCTACTTATGGCGTTCAGGCTAACTCCGCATTTTCGACCGCAGTAGCATCCGCTCAGTATAgt caaGCGCCAGTTTCGAAACCTAAGGGGCGGACGAACTGCACTTTAATACCTGGGGATGGTGTCGGACCGGAATTGATTGATTCGGTCATTGAAGTCTTCAAG GCTGCGGGAGTTCCCATCGAttttgaaagatattttttgagCGAGGTGCACCCTGAGCTCTCAGCACCTTTGGAAGAGGTGGCCACTTCGATCGCCAAGAATGGAATTTGCTTAAAGGGCATCCTGACCACGCCTGACTACAGCCGCACTGGAGAGTTGCAGACTTTAAATATGAAACTGAGAAAGAGGTTGGATCTCTACGCACACGTTGTCCACGTCAAGTCCTTGCCAGGGAGCAGCAGACATCAGAATGTGGACACTGTAATAATAAGAGAACAAACTGAGGGAGAGTACTCGGCGCTTGAGCACACAACTGTAAAG ggAGTGGTCGAGTGTCTTAAGGTCGTAACCCGTAAAAACAGTGAGCGCATCGCCAAGTTCGCTTTCGATTACGCAACCAAGTACAACCGAAAGAAAGTGACAGCTGTGCACAAGGCTAACATCATGAAGCTCGGAGACGGTCTCTTCTTGAAGAGCTGCGAAGCG GTCGCCAAGTTGTATCCGAAGATCAAGTTTGAGTCAATGATCGTGGACAACTGCACCATGCAGTTCGTTTCGAACCCTCGGCAATTCGACGTGTGCGTCATGCCAAACCTGTACGGCAACATCATCACGAATTTGGCGGCTGGACTGGTGGGCGGCGCGGGACTCGTCGCCGGCGCCAGTTTCAGTCACAAATGCGTGCTCTTCGAACAG GGCGCGAGGCACACCTACGGAGAGGCCGTGGGCAAGAACGTGGCTAACCCGACGGCGATGCTGCTCACGTCTGCCAATCTGCTGAATCATGTGAATCTTCAGTATTACGGTGATATGGTGAGGAATGCTGTGGAGATGGTTCTTAAGGCAGGCAAAGTGCGCACCAAGGACCTCGGAGGCCAGGCCACAACCAAACAATTCACGATGGCCGTCATCCGCAGCATGGAACGCTACTAG
- the Cby gene encoding protein chibby homolog 1, with protein sequence MPLLTSGGGKFAPPKIDQRKRNGQELPTDASQLPQEVQLNLGGCELIFSDGQWTSSGGTGVVRGSKKESAARKLEEENNLLKAKLELVMDMLTELTAQSRLQAKEVKMLRAKLRK encoded by the exons ATGCCTTTGCTTACGAGTGGAGGCGGTAAATTTGCACCGCCAAAAATCGATCAACGCAAGAGGAACGGCCAGGAACTCCCCACTGATGCGTCGCAACTTCCTCAAGAAGTGCAATTGAATCTTGGGGGTTGTGAGTTGATTTTTAGTGACGGACAATGGACTAGCTCAGGTGGCACAG GCGTGGTGCGCGGATCGAAAAAAGAGTCGGCGGCGCGTAAACTGGAAGAGGAGAACAACCTTTTGAAGGCGAAACTGGAACTAGTGATGGACATG TTGACAGAGCTGACGGCGCAGTCACGTTTGCAGGCCAAAGAGGTTAAAATGCTGAGAGCCAAACTGAGGAAATGA
- the LOC135939044 gene encoding UDP-glucosyltransferase 2-like: MLVKYLCKRLLFIFTCAHGAKILAVLPVPSPSHGIFNHVLMEALADRGHDLIVFSGREAKSRPHLRYVHLNGSFSNAETVSFESVGTFGPFGNMQFVFGTVYNTCKVQLEAQGMKELLRLEESFDLIIYESVGFDCFLGVLHKFRGTATVGISAHGLSHWNFDALNLWTPPAAYPLEFLPVPSAMSFWQRLHNWLLTQIVQLNYWLVHTPRHQALAEEHFGPLPPIRSLETFNVFLSNSGPVGLDPGRFLPPAVKEVGCIQCSNGNQLGRKYSDFLEEMESFIFMSFGSNIKSSSLPNETIQSILQRFGELDMKVIWKFESESVPDKPANVMIDKWVPQQDILAHPKLRLFITHGGRLSVQEALFHGVPILAIPFYSDQHLNGQGVVDKGVGVKLSVADLGKRKFGQAIAHMLENNSFSKQAKEMSRIAKDQPESALERAVFWTEYAIRHKGAEHLQLAWRNESWFKLYSLDVAAALAAVSVLIIYLLFKIIDRKLF; the protein is encoded by the exons AtgcttgtaaaatatttatgcaagagattgttatttattttcacgtgTGCTCATGGCGCTAAAATCCTGGCAGTTCTGCCAGTGCCGTCCCCAAGTCACGGGATTTTCAATCACGTCCTCATGGAAGCCTTAGCCGATCGTGGCCACGATTTGATCGTCTTTTCGGGACGCGAGGCAAAAAGCCGACCACATTTGCGCTACGTCCACCTGAACGGCTCCTTCAGCAACGCTGAAACTGTTTCGTTTGAAAGCGTCGGCACTTTCGGCCCATTCGGCAACATGCAATTCGTGTTTGGCACTGTCTACAACACGTGCAAAGTGCAGCTTGAGGCCCAAGGAATGAAAGAACTGCTGAGATTGGAGGAAAG CTttgatttgataatttatgaGTCGGTCGGATTTGACTGCTTTTTGGGCGTTTTGCACAAGTTTCGCGGCACCGCCACCGTCGGCATTTCGGCCCACGGCCTGTCCCACTGGAATTTTGACGCCCTGAACTTGTGGACACCACCTGCCGCGTACCCTTTAGAGTTTCTGCCCGTGCCCAGCGCCATGAGCTTTTGGCAGCGTCTGCACAACTGGCTCTTAACGCAAATCGTTCAGCTCAATTACTGGCTCGTCCACACACCCAGACACCAGGCCCTGGCGGAGGAACACTTCGGCCCTTTGCCACCGATTCGTTCATTGGAAACGTTCAACGTGTTTCTCAGCAACTCCGGCCCCGTCGGGCTCGACCCTGGCAGGTTTTTGCCCCCCGCCGTGAAGGAAGTTGGATGTATTCAGTGCAGTAATGGAAATCAGTTGGGaaga aaatattcGGATTTCCTCGAAGAGAtggaaagttttatttttatgagctTTGGGTCCAATATTAAAAGCAGCTCGCTCCCGAATGAAACGATTCAAAGCATTTTGCAAAGGTTTGGGGAACTTGACATGAAAGTGATCTGGAAATTCGAGTCTGAGAGCGTGCCAGATAAGCCGGCTAACGTGATGATAGACAAGTGGGTGCCTCAACAAGATATACTTG CTCATCCGAAGCTGCGCCTCTTCATCACACACGGCGGCCGATTGAGCGTTCAAGAGGCGTTATTTCACGGCGTTCCGATATTGGCAATTCCCTTTTATTCCGACCAGCATTTGAACGGACAAGGCGTAGTGGACAAAGGCGTGGGAGTCAAACTGAGCGTTGCTGATCTTGGGAAAAGAAAATTCGGCCAAGCAATTGCTCATATGCTGGAGAACAACAG CTTTTCGAAGCAGGCGAAGGAAATGTCGAGAATCGCAAAGGACCAGCCGGAAAGTGCGTTGGAGAGAGCGGTTTTTTGGACAGAATACGCGATTAGGCACAAAGGTGCCGAGCACTTGCAACTAGCCTGGAGAAACGAGAGTTGGTTTAAATTGTATTCGCTTGACGTGGCAGCCGCGCTTGCTGCTGTTTCtgttctaattatttatttgttattcaaaattattgatagaaaattattttaa
- the LOC135939043 gene encoding uncharacterized protein CG5098 isoform X1 gives MSTRIDPTAANRGPGGSSSDCEAYQPPPPPPQQQHQFYNQFYNQQNQHHQSNGSPYQNYDPRQMNYNNFHQGSHQQQYHPQWCPPRPYYNNSQADYAAHFPQQQHQQQQFYQQPDPQRPSWPPVERPPHAPLDSLQMLVKENGPVNGDKRPRPSDEGADGEGRKRRRKSDRPTRISNGSTQSTDEPPSTEPPSKEPPTEQPPPEQPPPVEPTPPVEEANPKEGLVETETPLEPPAVNGAAEEAASDRSTPLLEIRTDESNEAPLSQGEPSESQPPSTPTKPKNDDAPAVETTEPTPETPVVTPKKKGRPKGSKNKNKTVRKKKKGVEMVLDDDEDIGKKKNKKITKKLGNEGKKKVVAKATEPPPPEEKQLPKGPLVRVSGDKETVVNSGKSEEELGKKPRSCFNDTELRTKVAGMGFSSAMAQQYDAFTIDETWVCAFCKRGSHQYGLGDLFGPYFVQTAKKKKKFEVWVHESCCVWAPGVGLVGQRLIGLQEAIFSSADKECEVCKKKGAMIGCVKRGCERRIHFPCSENWYLDKENFVSCCPEHERIPRDPQTLLQKK, from the exons ATGTCCACGAGGATCGATCCCACGGCCGCGAATCGAG GGCCAGGAGGGAGTTCGAGTGATTGTGAGGCTTAtcagccaccgccgccgccgccgcagcaacAACATCAGTTCTATAATCAGTTCTACAACCAGCAAAATCAACATCACCAATCCA ATGGGTCCCCTTACCAAAACTATGACCCGAGACAAATGAACTACAACAATTTCCATCAAGGCAGTCATCAGCAGCAGTACCATCCTCAATGGTGTCCACCCCGACCTTATTACAACAACA GTCAAGCAGATTACGCAGCTCATTTccctcagcagcagcaccagcagcaacaGTTCTACCAGCAGCCAGATCCGCAGCGGCCCTCGTGGCCGCCTGTTGAGCGACCGCCGCACGCCCCACTGGACAGCCTGCAAATGCTCGTCAAGGAAAACGGTCCGGTGAACGGAGACAAACGGCCTCGGCCGTCGGACGAGGGGGCCGACGGAGAGGGACGCAAGAGAAGGAGAAAATCGGACCGGCCGACGAGGATCAGCAACGGCAGCACGCAGTCGACTGACGAGCCTCCATCGACGGAGCCGCCTTCTAAAGAGCCGCCCACAGAACAGCCGCCTCCAGAGCAGCCACCCCCAGTTGAGCCAACACCCCCAGTGGAGGAAGCCAACCCCAAAGAGGGACTCGTGGAGACTGAGACGCCCTTGGAGCCTCCTGCGGTCAACGGAGCGGCGGAAGAGGCTGCCAGTGACCGGTCAACGCCTCTTTTGGAAATTCGCACTGACGAGTCAAACGAAGCACCTCTTAGTCAAg GAGAGCCAAGTGAATCTCAACCACCATCCACTCCAACCAAACCAAAAAACGATGACGCTCCTGCTGTAGAAACAACCGAACCAACCCCAGAGACTCCTGTGGTTACGCCCAAAAAGAAGGGTCGGCCGAAGGGATcaaagaacaaaaacaaaacggTGCGCAAGAAAAAGAAGGGGGTGGAGATGGTCTTAGACGATGATGAAGATATTGGCAAGAAGAAGAACAAGAAGATAACAAAGAAGCTGGGAAATGAAGGAAAGAAAAAGGTGGTTGCGAAAGCAACTGAGCCGCCCCCGCCTGAAGAGAAACAACTGCCTAAGGGCCCATTGGTGAGGGTCTCGGGCGACAAAGAGACTGTGGTCAACTCAGGAAAGTCGGAGGAGGAGCTGGGCAAGAAGCCGCGCTCCTGCTTCAACGACACCGAACTCAGAACCAag GTCGCTGGAATGGGTTTCAGCTCGGCAATGGCTCAACAATATGACGCTTTTACTATAGACGAAACCTGGGTCTGCGCCTTCTGCAAAAGAGGTTCTCACCAGTATGGCTTGGGTGATCTTTTCGGTCCTTATTTCGTCCAGACggcaaagaagaaaaagaagttTGAAGTGTGGGTGCACGAGTCTTGTTGCGTCTGGGCGCCTGGCGTCGGACTCGTTGGACAAAGACTTATTGGCCTGCAAGAGGCCATCTTTTCCTCAGCTGACAAg GAGTGCGAGGTGTGCAAGAAAAAGGGAGCAATGATAGGTTGTGTGAAGAGGGGATGCGAGCGGAGAATCCATTTCCCATGCAGCGAGAACTGGTACTTGGACAAAGAGAATTTCGTTTCCTGCTGCCCGGAACATGAG AGGATTCCACGAGATCCTCAAACTCTGTTGCAGAAGAAGTGA
- the LOC135939043 gene encoding uncharacterized protein CG5098 isoform X2, with protein MASQQTTHGPGGSSSDCEAYQPPPPPPQQQHQFYNQFYNQQNQHHQSNGSPYQNYDPRQMNYNNFHQGSHQQQYHPQWCPPRPYYNNSQADYAAHFPQQQHQQQQFYQQPDPQRPSWPPVERPPHAPLDSLQMLVKENGPVNGDKRPRPSDEGADGEGRKRRRKSDRPTRISNGSTQSTDEPPSTEPPSKEPPTEQPPPEQPPPVEPTPPVEEANPKEGLVETETPLEPPAVNGAAEEAASDRSTPLLEIRTDESNEAPLSQGEPSESQPPSTPTKPKNDDAPAVETTEPTPETPVVTPKKKGRPKGSKNKNKTVRKKKKGVEMVLDDDEDIGKKKNKKITKKLGNEGKKKVVAKATEPPPPEEKQLPKGPLVRVSGDKETVVNSGKSEEELGKKPRSCFNDTELRTKVAGMGFSSAMAQQYDAFTIDETWVCAFCKRGSHQYGLGDLFGPYFVQTAKKKKKFEVWVHESCCVWAPGVGLVGQRLIGLQEAIFSSADKECEVCKKKGAMIGCVKRGCERRIHFPCSENWYLDKENFVSCCPEHERIPRDPQTLLQKK; from the exons ATGGCCAGCCAGCAGACGACGCAcg GGCCAGGAGGGAGTTCGAGTGATTGTGAGGCTTAtcagccaccgccgccgccgccgcagcaacAACATCAGTTCTATAATCAGTTCTACAACCAGCAAAATCAACATCACCAATCCA ATGGGTCCCCTTACCAAAACTATGACCCGAGACAAATGAACTACAACAATTTCCATCAAGGCAGTCATCAGCAGCAGTACCATCCTCAATGGTGTCCACCCCGACCTTATTACAACAACA GTCAAGCAGATTACGCAGCTCATTTccctcagcagcagcaccagcagcaacaGTTCTACCAGCAGCCAGATCCGCAGCGGCCCTCGTGGCCGCCTGTTGAGCGACCGCCGCACGCCCCACTGGACAGCCTGCAAATGCTCGTCAAGGAAAACGGTCCGGTGAACGGAGACAAACGGCCTCGGCCGTCGGACGAGGGGGCCGACGGAGAGGGACGCAAGAGAAGGAGAAAATCGGACCGGCCGACGAGGATCAGCAACGGCAGCACGCAGTCGACTGACGAGCCTCCATCGACGGAGCCGCCTTCTAAAGAGCCGCCCACAGAACAGCCGCCTCCAGAGCAGCCACCCCCAGTTGAGCCAACACCCCCAGTGGAGGAAGCCAACCCCAAAGAGGGACTCGTGGAGACTGAGACGCCCTTGGAGCCTCCTGCGGTCAACGGAGCGGCGGAAGAGGCTGCCAGTGACCGGTCAACGCCTCTTTTGGAAATTCGCACTGACGAGTCAAACGAAGCACCTCTTAGTCAAg GAGAGCCAAGTGAATCTCAACCACCATCCACTCCAACCAAACCAAAAAACGATGACGCTCCTGCTGTAGAAACAACCGAACCAACCCCAGAGACTCCTGTGGTTACGCCCAAAAAGAAGGGTCGGCCGAAGGGATcaaagaacaaaaacaaaacggTGCGCAAGAAAAAGAAGGGGGTGGAGATGGTCTTAGACGATGATGAAGATATTGGCAAGAAGAAGAACAAGAAGATAACAAAGAAGCTGGGAAATGAAGGAAAGAAAAAGGTGGTTGCGAAAGCAACTGAGCCGCCCCCGCCTGAAGAGAAACAACTGCCTAAGGGCCCATTGGTGAGGGTCTCGGGCGACAAAGAGACTGTGGTCAACTCAGGAAAGTCGGAGGAGGAGCTGGGCAAGAAGCCGCGCTCCTGCTTCAACGACACCGAACTCAGAACCAag GTCGCTGGAATGGGTTTCAGCTCGGCAATGGCTCAACAATATGACGCTTTTACTATAGACGAAACCTGGGTCTGCGCCTTCTGCAAAAGAGGTTCTCACCAGTATGGCTTGGGTGATCTTTTCGGTCCTTATTTCGTCCAGACggcaaagaagaaaaagaagttTGAAGTGTGGGTGCACGAGTCTTGTTGCGTCTGGGCGCCTGGCGTCGGACTCGTTGGACAAAGACTTATTGGCCTGCAAGAGGCCATCTTTTCCTCAGCTGACAAg GAGTGCGAGGTGTGCAAGAAAAAGGGAGCAATGATAGGTTGTGTGAAGAGGGGATGCGAGCGGAGAATCCATTTCCCATGCAGCGAGAACTGGTACTTGGACAAAGAGAATTTCGTTTCCTGCTGCCCGGAACATGAG AGGATTCCACGAGATCCTCAAACTCTGTTGCAGAAGAAGTGA